The following are encoded together in the Populus trichocarpa isolate Nisqually-1 chromosome 5, P.trichocarpa_v4.1, whole genome shotgun sequence genome:
- the LOC18099620 gene encoding serine/threonine-protein kinase STY46 isoform X2 — MKRDMKHCNASYILCSVCLFSPFASGKNLCTKTEGNGDQQFISMTPFPRPACDIDDGVVPSQKRIRDCTIEGEPLSKLEDLNLDVRKSSKDMEEKYHPEDVSRRQEVSHVPIHEVIFSTVDKPKLLSQLSALLSDIGLNIREAHVFSTTDCYSLDVFVVDGWPIEDTDGLYKAMEEAIARSEGSWSGSSHCHSSVGKAVAAQAKSGDWEIDRRLLKIGERIASGSCGDLYRGVYFGEDVAIKILRSEQLNGTQEEEFAQEVTILREVQHRNVVRFVGACTKFPHLCIVTEFMHGGSLYDYLHKNHNVLKLPQLLKFAIDVCKGMEYLHQNNIIHRDLKTANLLMDTQNVVKVADFGVARFQNQGGVMTAETGTYRWMAPEVINHQPYDQKADIFSFAIVLWELVTAKIPYDSMTPLQAALGVRQGLRPDLPHSAHPKLLDLMQRCWETVPDRRPSFSEITVELQTLLQESQEIMEAVNGN, encoded by the exons ATGAAGCGTGATATGAAACATTG TAACGCATCTTACATTCTATGCTCTGTCTGCttattttctccttttgctTCTGGGAAGAACCTTTGCACTAAAACAGAGGGCAATGGCGACCAACAGTTTATTAGTATGACTCCTTTCCCAAGGCCAGCGTGTGATATAGATGATGGAGTTGTGCCATCACAAAAGAG AATCAGGGATTGTACGATTGAAGGTGAACCTTTGTCTAAGCTTGAGGATCTGAATTTGGATGTTAGAAAGAGCTCCAAGGACATGGAGGAGAAGTATCATCCAGAGGATGTATCCAGAAG GCAAGAAGTTTCACATGTCCCGATTCATGAAGTAATATTTTCTACTGTAGACAAGCCCAAGCTTCTTAGTCAG ctttcTGCTTTGCTTTCAGATATAGGGCTTAACATCCGTGAAGCTCATGTGTTTTCAACTACTGATTGCTACTCTCTGGATGTATTTGTGGTGGATGGGTGGCCTATTGAG GATACAGATGGTTTGTATAAGGCTATGGAAGAAGCAATTGCTAGAAGCGAG GGGTCGTGGTCCGGTTCTTCACATTGTCATTCATCTGTAGGTAAAGCTGTAGCAGCTCAAGCAAAATCTGGAGATTGGGAAATAGATAGAAGGTTATTGAAGATAGGAGAAAGAATTGCATCTGGATCTTGTGGAGATCT GTATCGTGGTGTTTACTTTGGTGAAGATGTTGCCATTAAAATTCTTAGATCTGAGCAATTAAACGGCACTCAAGAAGAAGAGTTTGCTCAAGAAGTGACAATTCTAAG GGAAGTCCAACATAGAAATGTTGTTCGTTTTGTTGGTGCATGCACTAAATTTCCACATTTGTGCATAGTTACAG AGTTTATGCATGGAGGAAGTCTCTATGATTACTTGCATAAGAACCATAATGTATTGAAGCTCCCTCAATTGCTGAAGTTTGCGATTGATGTTTGCAAAGGAATGGAGTATTTGCATCAAAACAACATCATCCATAGAGATTTGAAGACAGCAAATTTGCTCATGGATACTCAAAAT GTTGTTAAGGTAGCAGATTTTGGGGTTGCTCGGTTCCAGAATCAAGGGGGAGTAATGACAGCAGAGACGGGAACCTACAGATGGATGGCACCTgag GTCATCAACCATCAGCCATATGATCAGAAAGCAGATATATTCAGCTTTGCCATTGTATTGTGGGAGCTAGTAACTGCAAAG ATTCCATATGATAGCATGACTCCACTACAAGCTGCCCTGGGAGTGAGACAG GGGCTGCGTCCTGATCTCCCTCACAGTGCACATCCAAAACTTTTAGACTTGATGCAAAGATGCTGGGAAACAGTTCCTGACAGGCGGCCATCCTTCTCTGAGATAACAGTTGAACTTCAAACACTTCTGCAAGAAAGTCAG GAAATTATGGAAGCGGTCAATGGGAACTGA
- the LOC18099620 gene encoding serine/threonine-protein kinase STY46 isoform X3, translated as MTPFPRPACDIDDGVVPSQKRIRDCTIEGEPLSKLEDLNLDVRKSSKDMEEKYHPEDVSRRQEVSHVPIHEVIFSTVDKPKLLSQLSALLSDIGLNIREAHVFSTTDCYSLDVFVVDGWPIEDTDGLYKAMEEAIARSEGSWSGSSHCHSSVGKAVAAQAKSGDWEIDRRLLKIGERIASGSCGDLYRGVYFGEDVAIKILRSEQLNGTQEEEFAQEVTILREVQHRNVVRFVGACTKFPHLCIVTEFMHGGSLYDYLHKNHNVLKLPQLLKFAIDVCKGMEYLHQNNIIHRDLKTANLLMDTQNVVKVADFGVARFQNQGGVMTAETGTYRWMAPEVINHQPYDQKADIFSFAIVLWELVTAKIPYDSMTPLQAALGVRQGLRPDLPHSAHPKLLDLMQRCWETVPDRRPSFSEITVELQTLLQESQEIMEAVNGN; from the exons ATGACTCCTTTCCCAAGGCCAGCGTGTGATATAGATGATGGAGTTGTGCCATCACAAAAGAG AATCAGGGATTGTACGATTGAAGGTGAACCTTTGTCTAAGCTTGAGGATCTGAATTTGGATGTTAGAAAGAGCTCCAAGGACATGGAGGAGAAGTATCATCCAGAGGATGTATCCAGAAG GCAAGAAGTTTCACATGTCCCGATTCATGAAGTAATATTTTCTACTGTAGACAAGCCCAAGCTTCTTAGTCAG ctttcTGCTTTGCTTTCAGATATAGGGCTTAACATCCGTGAAGCTCATGTGTTTTCAACTACTGATTGCTACTCTCTGGATGTATTTGTGGTGGATGGGTGGCCTATTGAG GATACAGATGGTTTGTATAAGGCTATGGAAGAAGCAATTGCTAGAAGCGAG GGGTCGTGGTCCGGTTCTTCACATTGTCATTCATCTGTAGGTAAAGCTGTAGCAGCTCAAGCAAAATCTGGAGATTGGGAAATAGATAGAAGGTTATTGAAGATAGGAGAAAGAATTGCATCTGGATCTTGTGGAGATCT GTATCGTGGTGTTTACTTTGGTGAAGATGTTGCCATTAAAATTCTTAGATCTGAGCAATTAAACGGCACTCAAGAAGAAGAGTTTGCTCAAGAAGTGACAATTCTAAG GGAAGTCCAACATAGAAATGTTGTTCGTTTTGTTGGTGCATGCACTAAATTTCCACATTTGTGCATAGTTACAG AGTTTATGCATGGAGGAAGTCTCTATGATTACTTGCATAAGAACCATAATGTATTGAAGCTCCCTCAATTGCTGAAGTTTGCGATTGATGTTTGCAAAGGAATGGAGTATTTGCATCAAAACAACATCATCCATAGAGATTTGAAGACAGCAAATTTGCTCATGGATACTCAAAAT GTTGTTAAGGTAGCAGATTTTGGGGTTGCTCGGTTCCAGAATCAAGGGGGAGTAATGACAGCAGAGACGGGAACCTACAGATGGATGGCACCTgag GTCATCAACCATCAGCCATATGATCAGAAAGCAGATATATTCAGCTTTGCCATTGTATTGTGGGAGCTAGTAACTGCAAAG ATTCCATATGATAGCATGACTCCACTACAAGCTGCCCTGGGAGTGAGACAG GGGCTGCGTCCTGATCTCCCTCACAGTGCACATCCAAAACTTTTAGACTTGATGCAAAGATGCTGGGAAACAGTTCCTGACAGGCGGCCATCCTTCTCTGAGATAACAGTTGAACTTCAAACACTTCTGCAAGAAAGTCAG GAAATTATGGAAGCGGTCAATGGGAACTGA
- the LOC18099620 gene encoding serine/threonine-protein kinase STY8 isoform X1 — protein MDLTEGVGESSSPPRSFGSVSNYDVRSDVYNRFIESGHEEAVSNPELFRELLDSHFNRLPASYGLDVNMDRIEDVLLHRKLLAMAKDPARRPVYHIRFLENLCTKTEGNGDQQFISMTPFPRPACDIDDGVVPSQKRIRDCTIEGEPLSKLEDLNLDVRKSSKDMEEKYHPEDVSRRQEVSHVPIHEVIFSTVDKPKLLSQLSALLSDIGLNIREAHVFSTTDCYSLDVFVVDGWPIEDTDGLYKAMEEAIARSEGSWSGSSHCHSSVGKAVAAQAKSGDWEIDRRLLKIGERIASGSCGDLYRGVYFGEDVAIKILRSEQLNGTQEEEFAQEVTILREVQHRNVVRFVGACTKFPHLCIVTEFMHGGSLYDYLHKNHNVLKLPQLLKFAIDVCKGMEYLHQNNIIHRDLKTANLLMDTQNVVKVADFGVARFQNQGGVMTAETGTYRWMAPEVINHQPYDQKADIFSFAIVLWELVTAKIPYDSMTPLQAALGVRQGLRPDLPHSAHPKLLDLMQRCWETVPDRRPSFSEITVELQTLLQESQEIMEAVNGN, from the exons ATGGATTTAACGGAAGGAGTTGGAGAGAGCTCTTCACCGCCGAGAAGCTTTGGTAGTGTTAGCAACTACGATGTGCGGAGCGACGTGTATAATCGCTTCATAGAAAGTGGTCACGAAGAAGCTGTTTCAAATCCTGAGTTGTTTCGCGAACTCCTCGACTCTCACTTCAATCGCTTGCctgctag TTATGGACTGGATGTTAACATGGATAGAATAGAAGATGTTTTGCTACATCGAAAACTTCTCGCTATGGCGAAGGATCCAGCGAGACGTCCTGTTTACCATATCCGTTTCTTAGAG AACCTTTGCACTAAAACAGAGGGCAATGGCGACCAACAGTTTATTAGTATGACTCCTTTCCCAAGGCCAGCGTGTGATATAGATGATGGAGTTGTGCCATCACAAAAGAG AATCAGGGATTGTACGATTGAAGGTGAACCTTTGTCTAAGCTTGAGGATCTGAATTTGGATGTTAGAAAGAGCTCCAAGGACATGGAGGAGAAGTATCATCCAGAGGATGTATCCAGAAG GCAAGAAGTTTCACATGTCCCGATTCATGAAGTAATATTTTCTACTGTAGACAAGCCCAAGCTTCTTAGTCAG ctttcTGCTTTGCTTTCAGATATAGGGCTTAACATCCGTGAAGCTCATGTGTTTTCAACTACTGATTGCTACTCTCTGGATGTATTTGTGGTGGATGGGTGGCCTATTGAG GATACAGATGGTTTGTATAAGGCTATGGAAGAAGCAATTGCTAGAAGCGAG GGGTCGTGGTCCGGTTCTTCACATTGTCATTCATCTGTAGGTAAAGCTGTAGCAGCTCAAGCAAAATCTGGAGATTGGGAAATAGATAGAAGGTTATTGAAGATAGGAGAAAGAATTGCATCTGGATCTTGTGGAGATCT GTATCGTGGTGTTTACTTTGGTGAAGATGTTGCCATTAAAATTCTTAGATCTGAGCAATTAAACGGCACTCAAGAAGAAGAGTTTGCTCAAGAAGTGACAATTCTAAG GGAAGTCCAACATAGAAATGTTGTTCGTTTTGTTGGTGCATGCACTAAATTTCCACATTTGTGCATAGTTACAG AGTTTATGCATGGAGGAAGTCTCTATGATTACTTGCATAAGAACCATAATGTATTGAAGCTCCCTCAATTGCTGAAGTTTGCGATTGATGTTTGCAAAGGAATGGAGTATTTGCATCAAAACAACATCATCCATAGAGATTTGAAGACAGCAAATTTGCTCATGGATACTCAAAAT GTTGTTAAGGTAGCAGATTTTGGGGTTGCTCGGTTCCAGAATCAAGGGGGAGTAATGACAGCAGAGACGGGAACCTACAGATGGATGGCACCTgag GTCATCAACCATCAGCCATATGATCAGAAAGCAGATATATTCAGCTTTGCCATTGTATTGTGGGAGCTAGTAACTGCAAAG ATTCCATATGATAGCATGACTCCACTACAAGCTGCCCTGGGAGTGAGACAG GGGCTGCGTCCTGATCTCCCTCACAGTGCACATCCAAAACTTTTAGACTTGATGCAAAGATGCTGGGAAACAGTTCCTGACAGGCGGCCATCCTTCTCTGAGATAACAGTTGAACTTCAAACACTTCTGCAAGAAAGTCAG GAAATTATGGAAGCGGTCAATGGGAACTGA